Proteins encoded together in one Ipomoea triloba cultivar NCNSP0323 chromosome 4, ASM357664v1 window:
- the LOC116015900 gene encoding uncharacterized protein LOC116015900, producing the protein MHKHYFEALDKSMRFLLRFHNPGSAGMTFGGKTVVLGGDFRQILPVIPKGTRQHIFGATINSSYLWKNCRVMKLTKNLRLQNLQEDYDLREIENFSKWIADIGDGVLGEANDVDCDITIPSQNLLHCGDDPIATIVDSTFPLFRNGNYDHTILQH; encoded by the coding sequence atgcacaaacattaCTTTGAAGCATTGGACAAGAGCATGAGATTTTTGTTAAGATTTCATAATCCAGGAAGTGCAGGGATGACTTTTGGGGGCAAAACCGTTGTTCTTGGTGGGGACTTTAGACAAATACTTCCTGTAATTCCAAAAGGGACAAGGCAACATATTTTCGGAGCAACAATTAACTCATCTTATTTGTGGAAGAATTGTAGAGTGATGAAGTTAACAAAAAATCTTCGATTGCAAAACCTACAAGAAGATTATGATTTACGTGAAATAGAAAATTTCTCCAAGTGGATAGCAGATATTGGTGACGGTGTTTTAGGGGAAGCAAATGACGTGGATTGTGATATAACTATACCTAGCCAGAATCTTTTACATTGTGGGGATGATCCGATTGCAACAATAGTGGATAGTACATTTCCTTTATTTCGTAATGGAAATTACGATCACACAATTCTTCAGCACTGA
- the LOC116015899 gene encoding uncharacterized protein LOC116015899, translating into MLDQDATAGEVHDLDAIISVEIPNQQLDPDYYKVVAEYKIHGPCGVARSNSPCMVAGKCSKFFPKKFVDKSSFDEEGCPSRSIKYLFKYVNKGHDRVTAEFYKANVDDDGVKVVDEINMYYDCRYISPCEAAWRIFGFEIQHKNPSVERLSFHLPCQQIVVFGDDNAMDDLINRLTVAHSMFLEWFECNKKYPDARCLTYAEMPNKFVWKKDVRQWHPRKKGFAIERVFYVPPGTEEIYYLRCLLNTIRGATCFEDLRNVHGQQYESYKEACYALDLLDDDREYVDVINEASEWAFAHALRKLFVTLLTSNSISKPEMVWEAVWHHLADDGLIVNEADKKNYALNEIEELLSLWGRRLQDFPNMPIPNNNETRMTSNRLIYEELSYDCQAQRVENEELVRQLTDELQNIYNTILGDVEPKAGGLFFVYGYGGTGKAFLWRALYSIVIDSRRTYNTLNICHSNQHK; encoded by the exons ATGTTAGATCAG GATGCTACCGCCGGTGAAGTTCATGATTTGGACGCTATTATCTCAGTTGAAATTCCAAATCAACAATTGGACCCAGACTATTACAAGGTCGTTGCTGAGTATAAGATTCACGGTCCATGTGGTGTTGCAAGGTCAAATTCACCGTGTATGGTAGCTGGAAAGTGTTCGAAGTTTTTCCCCAAGAAATTTGTTGACAAGTCAAGCTTTGATGAAGAGGGTTGCCCA TCACGCTCAATAAAGTATTTGTTCAAATACGTTAACAAAGGTCATGATAGGGTGACTGCAGAATTTTACAAGGCAAATGTAGATGATGATGGCGTCAAAGTTGTGGATGAGATAAACATGTATTACGACTGTAGGTATATCTCCCCATGTGAGGCTGCATGGCGCATCTTTGGATTTGAGATTCAGCATAAAAATCCTTCTGTAGAGCGTTTGAGTTTTCATTTACCTTGTCAACAAATAGTGGTTTTTGGAGACGATAATGCAATGGATGATCTTATTAACCGCCTGACTGTTGCACATAGCATGTTTCTTGAATGGTTTGAATGCAATAAGAAATACCCAGATGCAAGGTGTTTAACCTATGCTGAAATGCCAAACAAATTTGTGTGGAAAAAAGATGTAAGACAATGGCATCCGCGCAAAAAAGGTTTTGCCATTGAGAGAGTTTTCTATGTACCACCAGGCACCGAGGAAATATATTACCTAAGATGTTTACTAAACACCATCCGTGGGGCTACATGCTTTgaagatttgagaaatgttcacGGTCAACAATATGAATCTTATAAGGAAGCATGTTATGCGCTCGATTTGTTAGACGATGACCGAGAATATGTTGATGTTATTAATGAAGCAAGTGAATGGGCATTTGCTCATGCTCTAAGAAAATTGTTTGTAACGCTACTTACCTCTAACTCAATTTCAAAGCCTGAGATGGTATGGGAGGCGGTATGGCATCACTTGGCTGACGATG GGCTAATTGTGAATGAAGCAGATAAAAAGAATTATGCGCTGAATGAGATAGAAGAATTGTTATCCCTTTGGGGTAGAAGATTGCAAGACTTCCCTAATATGCCAATACCCAACAACAATGAAACTCGGATGACATCTAATAGGCTAATATATGAAGAGTTGTCCTATGATTGCCAAGCTCAAAGAGTTGAGAATGAAGAATTAGTTCGGCAACTAACGGATGAACTACAAAACATCTATAACACAATTCTTGGTGATGTTGAGCCAAAGGCTGGAggattattttttgtatatggTTACGGTGGGACAGGAAAGGCATTTCTTTGGAGAGCGCTGTATAGCATCGTTATTGATTCCAGGCGGACGTACAACACACTCAACATTTGTCATTCCAATCAACATAAATGA
- the LOC116017017 gene encoding 2-hydroxyisoflavanone dehydratase-like: protein MADSNINDDNIAVDFSPFIRVYKDGRVERLFNSPHATPSPEDSATGVSSKDLTISPNISARVYLPKLATAAQKLPILVYYHGGGFCLESAFSFYSHRYLNILVSKANAIAVSVEYRLAPEHPLPAGYEDCWEALRWVISHAGIDDQDQRVTVKEPWLVNHGDFEKIFVGGDSSGGNMAQNVAIRAGKENSKLLGAVLSFPYFWGSNAKGGAQSTRGKFWDFVYPTAEGGIDNPMVNPMAENAPSLSGLGCSKLHICVAEKDELREITLRYVEAVKKSGWKGEIEVVDVQGEDHCFQIINPDSEKAKDLINCIAAFIKGELVC from the coding sequence ATGGCTGATAGCAACattaatgatgataatataGCCGTCGATTTTTCTCCGTTCATCAGAGTTTACAAAGACGGCCGAGTTGAGCGCCTCTTCAACTCCCCCCACGCGACGCCATCGCCGGAAGACTCTGCCACTGGCGTCTCCTCCAAAGACCTCACCATTTCCCCCAACATCTCTGCCCGTGTCTACCTCCCAAAACTCGCCACCGCCGCCCAAAAACTCCCCATCCTAGTCTACTATCACGGCGGAGGCTTCTGCTTAGAGTCCGCCTTCTCCTTCTACAGCCACCGCTATCTGAATATCTTAGTTTCCAAAGCCAACGCCATCGCAGTTTCCGTAGAATACCGCCTCGCACCGGAGCACCCTCTCCCGGCCGGCTACGAGGATTGCTGGGAAGCTCTTCGGTGGGTTATTTCCCACGCCGGCATCGACGACCAAGATCAACGCGTTACAGTCAAAGAACCGTGGTTGGTTAACCACGGCGACTTCGAGAAGATTTTTGTCGGCGGCGATAGCTCCGGGGGAAACATGGCCCAAAACGTCGCCATCAGAGCCGGTAAAGAAAACTCAAAACTCTTGGGAGCGGTGCTGTCTTTCCCATACTTCTGGGGGTCGAATGCGAAGGGCGGTGCGCAAAGCACGCGGGGTAAATTTTGGGATTTCGTTTATCCGACGGCGGAGGGAGGGATTGATAACCCCATGGTAAATCCGATGGCTGAAAATGCTCCGAGCTTGTCCGGGCTGGGGTGTTCGAAGCTTCATATCTGTGTCGCGGAGAAAGACGAGCTGAGAGAGATAACTCTCCGGTACGTGGAAGCTGTGAAGAAGAGTGGGTGGAAAGGAGAAATTGAGGTTGTTGATGTTCAAGGAGAGGACCATTGTTTTCAGATCATCAATCCAGATTCTGAGAAAGCCAAAGATCTTATCAACTGTATTGCTGCTTTCATCAAGGGTGAATTAGTTTGCTAG
- the LOC116015901 gene encoding uncharacterized protein LOC116015901 has product MIFKYPRKVRHGAIRDVASIYSVSTRTVSRIWKKGIDCVKHGVPVDTSLNLTGNVGRKRIQISPDEVSRIPLNRRTTIRSMATALNMSKTSLHRRVKEGSLKSHSNAIKPLLTEENRKVRLQFCISMIDSNSPPHNPSFIDMYDRVHIDEKWFFLSKSSQKYYLLPGEDEPYRTCKSKKFIAKVMFLCAVARPRFDSGRNEMFDGKIGIFPFIYKEAAKRRSKNREAGTLVTKPIESVNKEVTRKWLIDYVLPAIRAKWSLSSSKSIFIQQDNARPHISVNDAEFLEAAQKDGFDIRLTCQPPNSPDMNVLDLGFFRAIQSLQYQEAPRNVDELVVATQKAFDDISIESLSNVFLTLQLCMVEVMKRFGGNNYKIPHINKQKLEREGRLPTTISCDMEVLNEAISSLQH; this is encoded by the exons ATGATTTTCAAATATCCAA GAAAAGTAAGACATGGAGCAATTAGAGATGTTGCAAGTATATACTCTGTTTCTACAAGGACGGTTAGTCGAATATGGAAAAAGGGGATTGATTGTGTTAAACATGGTGTGCCGGTTGATACTTCTTTGAACTTGACAGGAAATGTTGGCAGAAAAAGGATTCAGATTAGTCCTGATGAAGTTTCCAGAATTCCTTTGAATCGTCGTACAACAATTCGGTCAATGGCTACTGCGCTAAATATGTCAAAGACAAGTCTGCATAGAAGAGTAAAAGAAGGATCCTTGAAGTCACACTCAAATGCTATAAAGCCATTATTAACAGAGGAGAATCGAAAGGTTAGATTACAATTTTGCATATCTATGATTGATTCGAATTCACCTCCACATAATCCATCTTTCATAGATATGTATGATCGTGTTCATATAGATGAAAAATGGTTCTTCCTCTCTAAATCTTCTCAAAAATATTACCTATTGCCCGGTGAAGATGAACCATACCGTACTTGTAAAAGTAAAAAGTTTATAGCCAAAGTGATGTTTCTATGTGCTGTTGCCCGGCCACGATTTGATTCAGGGAGAAATGAAATGTTTGATGGAAAAATTGGAATATTCCCATTTATTTATAAGGAAGCAGCTAAGCGTAGGAGTAAAAATCGAGAAGCCGGAACGTTAGTAACTAAGCCAATTGAATCTGTAAATAAAGAAGTTACTAGGAAATGGTTGATTGATTATGTATTGCCTGCAATACGGGCAAAATGGTCACTTAGTAGTTCAAAGTCTATATTTATTCAACAAGACAATGCAAGGCCACATATTAGTGTAAATGATGCTGAATTTCTTGAGGCTGCCCAAAAAGATGGCTTTGACATTCGCTTAACATGTCAACCTCCAAATAGCCCGGACATGAATGTGCTAGATCTTGGCTTTTTTAGAGCTATTCAGTCTTTGCAATATCAAGAAGCCCCACGTAATGTTGATGAACTTGTTGTTGCTACTCAAAAGGCTTTTGATGATATATCAATAGAAAGTCTAAGTAATGTTTTTTTGACTCTACAACTATGCATGGTTGAAGTCATGAAAAGGTTTGGAGGGAACAATTACAAGATTCCACACATAAATAAGCAAAAGTTGGAACGAGAAGGTCGACTACCTACCACCATCTCCTGTGACATGGAAGTTTTAAATGAAGCAATTTCAAGCCTTCAACATTAA